Proteins co-encoded in one Streptomyces diastaticus subsp. diastaticus genomic window:
- the tig gene encoding trigger factor, with translation MKSAVETLNPTRVRLTVEVPFEELKDSLDAAYKKINQQVTVKGFRKGKIPARVIDQRFGRGAVLEEAVNDALPKFYTEAVNEGELNVLGQPEVDITELKDGELLAFTAEVDIRPEIEIPDYSGIEVEVDPVEVSDEDVDKAVEELRERFASTAPVERPAEDGDVLTLDLEAKVDGEVLEDGLASDVSYTIGSGELLDGIDEAVKGLEAGGEATFTSELKGGSAAGKEAEITVKVSKVAKRELPELDDDFAQLASEFDTLEEVRADSRKRLENMKQYDQATQAQERVLDALLELAEVPIPEKLLEDEVNTRKHNLEHHQLGQMGLDLAKYLEIQGKTAEEFDAETREQAIKGIKTQFILDELVNKEKLNVDQEELTEHLMRRAASSGMSPDQFAQAVVEGGQVPMLVGEVARGKALAVVVEAVTVKDTNGEVVDLSDEEDEAAEATETTEAAAEQAEGDAAAEAKADSDK, from the coding sequence GTGAAGAGCGCCGTGGAGACCCTGAACCCGACCCGGGTTCGGCTCACTGTCGAGGTGCCCTTCGAGGAGCTCAAGGACAGCCTCGACGCGGCGTACAAGAAGATCAACCAGCAGGTCACGGTGAAGGGCTTCCGCAAGGGCAAGATCCCGGCCCGAGTCATCGACCAGCGGTTCGGACGCGGCGCCGTGCTCGAGGAGGCCGTCAACGACGCGCTCCCGAAGTTCTACACCGAAGCGGTCAACGAGGGTGAGCTGAACGTCCTCGGACAGCCCGAGGTCGACATCACCGAGCTGAAGGATGGCGAGCTGCTGGCCTTCACCGCCGAGGTCGACATCCGCCCCGAGATCGAGATCCCGGACTACTCGGGCATCGAGGTCGAGGTGGACCCGGTCGAGGTCAGCGACGAGGACGTCGACAAGGCCGTGGAGGAGCTGCGTGAGCGCTTCGCCTCCACCGCCCCGGTCGAGCGCCCGGCCGAGGACGGCGACGTCCTCACCCTCGACCTGGAGGCCAAGGTCGACGGAGAGGTGCTGGAGGACGGGCTCGCGTCCGACGTCTCCTACACCATCGGCTCCGGCGAGCTGCTCGACGGCATCGACGAGGCCGTGAAGGGCCTGGAGGCCGGTGGCGAGGCCACCTTCACCTCCGAGCTCAAGGGCGGCTCGGCGGCCGGCAAGGAGGCCGAGATCACGGTCAAGGTCTCCAAGGTCGCCAAGCGTGAACTCCCCGAGCTGGACGACGACTTCGCCCAGCTCGCCAGCGAGTTCGACACGCTGGAGGAGGTGCGCGCGGACAGCCGCAAGCGCCTGGAGAACATGAAGCAGTACGACCAGGCCACCCAGGCCCAGGAGCGCGTCCTGGACGCCCTGCTGGAGCTGGCGGAGGTCCCGATCCCCGAGAAGCTCCTCGAGGACGAGGTCAACACCCGCAAGCACAACCTGGAGCACCACCAGCTCGGCCAGATGGGCCTCGACCTCGCGAAGTACCTGGAGATCCAGGGCAAGACCGCCGAGGAGTTCGACGCCGAGACCCGCGAGCAGGCGATCAAGGGCATCAAGACCCAGTTCATCCTCGACGAGCTGGTCAACAAGGAGAAGCTCAACGTCGACCAGGAGGAGCTCACCGAGCACCTCATGCGGCGTGCCGCCTCCTCCGGCATGTCCCCCGACCAGTTCGCCCAGGCCGTCGTCGAAGGCGGCCAGGTCCCGATGCTGGTCGGCGAGGTCGCCCGCGGCAAGGCGCTGGCCGTCGTCGTCGAGGCCGTCACGGTCAAGGACACCAACGGCGAGGTCGTCGACCTCTCGGACGAGGAGGACGAGGCGGCCGAGGCCACCGAGACCACCGAGGCCGCCGCCGAGCAGGCCGAGGGCGACGCCGCCGCCGAGGCCAAGGCC